Proteins encoded within one genomic window of Amycolatopsis nigrescens CSC17Ta-90:
- a CDS encoding DUF6760 family protein: MTYAAERLHEEVAYVAYHFHWPRTEILDLEHHERRRWVREIARINARVNEGG, from the coding sequence GTGACGTACGCGGCCGAGCGCCTGCATGAGGAGGTCGCGTACGTCGCCTACCACTTCCATTGGCCACGCACGGAGATCCTCGATCTCGAGCACCACGAGCGGCGGCGCTGGGTGCGGGAGATCGCGCGCATCAACGCCCGGGTGAACGAAGGCGGGTGA
- a CDS encoding phage tail protein has product MTDRIFASSVFFRLTIGGDDLGAFHTCTGLGAQVEIEQFTEGGNNGFTWQLPSRVSWTNITLTRPVTADTTKVARWLDQIVRRVERKNGEIVALQPNLTVIARWQVLGIVPVSWQGPSFDPSTAQAAVESLEIAHEGLH; this is encoded by the coding sequence ATGACCGACCGCATCTTCGCCAGCAGCGTGTTCTTCCGGCTGACCATCGGCGGCGACGACCTCGGCGCGTTCCACACCTGCACCGGACTCGGCGCCCAGGTCGAGATCGAGCAGTTCACCGAGGGCGGCAACAACGGCTTCACCTGGCAGCTGCCCTCCCGGGTCAGCTGGACCAACATCACGCTGACCAGGCCGGTCACCGCGGACACCACCAAGGTGGCCCGCTGGCTGGACCAGATCGTGCGCCGGGTGGAGCGCAAGAACGGGGAGATCGTCGCCCTGCAGCCGAACCTGACGGTGATCGCGCGCTGGCAGGTGCTCGGCATCGTGCCGGTCAGCTGGCAGGGGCCGTCCTTCGACCCGAGCACCGCACAGGCGGCGGTC